GTAGAACAGcagctagggttaacgcaaatTCGAGAAGAAAAAAGGGTacgcggagagagagagctgagaAAGTGGACGTGCGTAGCCATGGATGGATTCTCACCAGGAtacggcggaagcagcaggacaacCGACCCGCGCCCCTACTCgctcgcgggatggatggggatcggcgcaggtggtggcggcggcggcggcggacgaacTCACGAGgagtcggcgtcgccgccgagaggaagaaggggaaacACCGCCGCACGactatttcctttttttctttttttaaacacaaatattcatttttttttgctacattTTACgcaaaatctaaaccgagaGCGCTCTAGATTTAGTGTTAAAGAGCAACGCACTCATTCGTGAGAGAAGGTCTGTGCTACTAGTACATGAGAGAAGGTCCTGTGCTACTAGTACAGTTATTATGTGAGAAAAGGTCCAGTTGTTACAAGTGCACACAAtgcattctattttttttctttttatagaattttctcttaaattacttatccgatctacaatctgATTACACTGTTAcgtttgttgcaattaaatctttacaacaagatcttacatgattatattacgatgaaaaaatatttatatttataaattacttttattatgtacgtaagttacttttatcatatatataagttacttttagatttgactaaattactccATTACAATCATAATGCTCtaagttgattatttttattattgtttttagttaattctatattctgtggactttataaatcttctctacactttacttgtgaatttactctacatagtttcttatttcagctcactcacaatataattatttctactacagAGAGTTACTCTCCCcttttcataatgtaagtcattttagcattgcacatatttatatagatgttaatgaatctaggtatAGTTgtaaattaaagttacttttcttttgttataagttacttctataatatatttctataatatatgtaaattacttttaagctttattgaatttactttttatatgtctaagaagtaacttagtgaaatctagaagtaatttacacatatcataaaagtaatttatgatttttcatcaaaatataatcatgtgagatcttgttgtaaagatttaattgttatgaacacaacggtgtaatcggattataaatcggatgagtaatttaagagaaacttctctaagaaaaaaatacatagatattAAGTGTgctagtagcttttttttttgaaagaagggtgtctctctTTAGCACTATCCAGCTAGCACTCTCGGTGTAATTGTGTACTACATTTTATTGCCCATGTTTTATTTGGATCACCATTCAACTCGTGTTTTCGCTTTGGATTGGACCACCCAACTTTTTTCTTAAGCAATGAACAATGTCAAATACGTCGGCTCCTATTTAACAATAAAATTCTCACAGTTATGTATGAGACatttttttcattcaaaaagTTGTATgtaaatgaataaaaaaaagttgagaatGGTTTAAAGTGGTGCAAAGGTAAAATACCCGGTTCAATTAAAAATATTGGTTAATAGGTAATCCGAAGCAGAATATCCGTAATAAAAGGTGGTCAAAGGAaaatttaccttttcttttcttttgagagGATACATTAGTCTTTGAACAAAGTACTAACGGATATAAACAACGAAAAGATAACGACCGTTAAAAGATTTTTAGATCCAAAACAGACAATTCATGTCACATGTGGACATGTGGATGACCAACATCGAAACAACACTATCTCTATCTGCCGCTTGCATCATCGATCACAGTATTCTAGAAAGTTCGATTGATCTCTTTCCTCTTCGTGGATCGTTTTCTTTTACCTACGGTACATTGCATTCTGCGCTCAAGATCACGATGCATGATTCTTCGCGCAAATGAGGCCTAATCCTACTCACATTCCACCcccctaaaaaaaatcttatggaATGCGTAACACTGATTGTTGCCCGAACACTTCTCCGACTCTTAATCGTACTCGGATGCACGGCGGTCAGCGGCCGCATAATCTCCTGCACCCCTCCCCCAACAAATGCACGCACCTCCGCAAATCATGCCGTGTGCCCCTACGAGGTCGCATGCAGTTCCAATGCCAATCGCTCGTGATCCTTCCTTCTTCTCAAACGCAACTTGGGCGATTCAGGCTGATGCAAGGATCTACATCTCCTTATAAGCATTGTCGCACTCATCACGTTTGATCTTGCGCCAGGCATGAAGGTGTGGCATCTACCTTTAACCTAACTAGATGAATATTCAGCCTCGTTGCTGCAGGaaattaagttgcataatatgcacaaataagatgcaatatgattattaaaactaaaacaaattgatacttatgaattttaagcctaaaaataattgagatcgCATGGtattatgagagaagaaagaagacacAATTTGAACTATAGATCTATTATCTAAAGGCTAGAAATAATCTGGGTGATacggcttaatgagagaagatagaaataacattaactacatTTAGTGGTGATCGAtgaactatatatgtataatataGGATAAGCCTAGTGTTTGGTTCCTGCCACAACTTGATCACGCTATTCTTAGAAATTTGGGACCCTAGGCCTTATATTTAATGCTAACAACAAAAAGCTATACTAAATAAGCATATCCACCTATTTAAGTAGTGGCGATCTAATGAAGAAGAATGGCTACACCAATTTAGAGCCTATTTAGATTGGTGCCATTTTAAACTATACCTTTTTTAAAAGGTCGATAAACATGTGGATGCGTTTAATATTGATAATGTATAAATAATTTTGGTTACTGACAATATTACCAATTTAGTTTTTCTGAAGAGGCACTTAatttttcttattaagtggAACAATGGAATTCTTATTGTTTGGAACACACACTCACATTGTTGTCACAAGATACAACCATTCGAAGTAGCCATGGTTGTCGTCGAACACTTACCAGTGCCAAGAAAGgactttgaaaaaaaaggtgaaatgaAGAGAACTAAGCATATTAAAATGCATCGGTGTAGATTGAAATATACGATTTTAGGGCCTAAATTTCATGGCCATAAGTGGTCGATCATCTTACACACAGGGATAGGTGTAGCTATGGTATAGCACcacttttaagaaatcaagaCCATTCATGATTGGTACATTTTCTTGCCACAACTTGTGTTAAGGGTGATAATGGCTTGTTACATCTTGTGAAAACTATTGTGCTAAAGTTAAATTGTCAACTAAACAACCCTACATATGGAGTATTATCGTTCATAACTAGGTAGTGCACGTGGCGCTGTGATATAttatttaacaatttgaaaaaagTGTGTTAACGGAAATCGAGGTTAAATTTATGCGGGAAAGATTCCTCCAGCTGTTTCCAGAGACACGCTATCCGGTAATAATCATCAAAACAGAAATATATCTTCAGATTTTTGTGCAGTGTTTAGACCGAGTACAATAAGATGATATAAGCGAGTTATACATGTAGCCACATTATATTTAtgcttatgtggaggagaggagaaaaggcATGCTACAggtttatagccagctgcagcacaaaTTCTAATGAGCCATGAGAGTTCAAGTTTTATGATAGAGATGACTATCACATCTAatttcattataatatatacatcaTTAAATTAAGGGGTAATATGCATAATAGGTTGCCTCTACCACACAATCCCAATATCTCTAACACTCTCATATATTTCTTGAAATTTGTGTAGGGTTGCCCCTTGCATGAGAGGTAactatttctctctcatatttcttctctcctctctcctctaccTCATTTAGCCCTATGTGGTATCTTGGGGCTTGTACTTAGATgcccatagtacttgccctGAGAGAGAAATATTGGGAATGCATTAATGgtagttaggctgtgtttaatttacactaaaattggaagtttggttgaaattggaacggtgtgatggaaaagttggaagtttatgtgtataggaaagttttgatgagatggaaaagttgaaagtttaaagaaaaagttagaacTAAACAATGATTTAACTATTGTATTATTAGTAGACTATTAAGTGAGTGATGTGTTGTGTTAATTTTTGGATATATGTTAACTTGCTCACTATATGGTTCATCACGTCAGTGTCTTATGGCTGCAGACTCTCTCCCACCGAAACGTAGAGAAACTCGCGAGTTggccccacgtgtcatcctCACGACCGTGTCCAACCCAGGGACCCAAACCGACCGACCTCCCACCACATCCCCcgttccgccgcctccgcttccgcATCGCGCCGCCCCGGCCACGACCTTCTCCCGCCGTCCTGGAACCGGGCGAtggccgcgtcgtcgtcgtcgtcccgtcccctgctccgccgcgtcgcggccctcctcggcggccgcgtgcgcgccagccaccgcctcctctcctcctcgccgtcctcctcctccgccgccgccgcagcaaccgagagggcgtcgccgccgtcgcccgcggaCCCGGATACCGTGCACATGACGGATGGCTGCATCCGAGTAGGTCCCCGtaccctcctccctcccttcgtTCATTCCCTCAGCAAGATCGTGTCTCCCGTATTCTGTGTGGAATATAGGCATAATAGGAGGTTTCTGCTGAAAACTTTTGGTAACATGATGTTTTCTGTTTGATTTGGTAAGATTTGATTTAGGTAATCTGTCGTGATGTTCTGGGAAAATATGCGGCCTCCCTCTTGAGGTTTTTTTGGGCTTTGCACTGACAAAATACCGATATAGCGAATTGAATTTGGAGTCAGCTAGTCACCGTGTGCTATGTTAATCTGCTTTGGAAATGCTACAACTGGAAGCACATTTTCTGAACATTTTCACTAGTTCAGTAAGGGGGCAAAATGCAAAAGCCTGCATGAGTTGTATGATATCACAGAATTCGTTTGGGTATGACAGCCACAAAAAATGGGTGTtggattgcttttttttttttctttttctaaatggAAGTTTATGTTGGAAGCTGTGAAGTGTAGGACAACTACAAGCAATGAAGCATAATAAGTTGTTCCAATGCTCAGAGTGAAAAACTAAAAACACTATTAGACAGCCGAAACATAATCTTGTCAGCACTTTGATATTTAAGTTATTGCTACATTATATTTGGAGCATGCACACACCTTCATTTCGCGTTCCCGTAAATAATAGAGTGGCAATAGAAGGCTTTGACGCCCTTCATTCGATTGCGCCAGAGCTAAATGCTGTGTTGATTATACAAGTTTGTTTGGTCACCTAGCCTTGCCTATATTTCTCACTGTTGAAATGGAGTATTCTTTTTGGGCTATATCAGGGTTTCTGTGACAGGATTTCAATTCTTGTTACATGTGTTCAGGGTCTCTAGATGAATGCATTTTCTGTTGTTAATACTAGACAGTAAAAGTGGTTTCATATGCTTACACTTATACCCCATATGTTTGCAAAACctttaaaatattatgaaaattttgaaatatggACATTGCTAAAGGGATTTCCTGAAATTTCATCAgaggtgatatttttttttggaaacaacaaatatttcctgctcttttttttttttttgtctttgattCATTTTCAACTGTTACATTTGAATATGCTACTTCTATCACATTTTGTTCAACGCAGTAGGAACATTTGAGAATTCAATTTGTGCCAAGTTGACTTCAAATATGCTTTTGGTGTTCAGAATGTATCCCCCCTTCCTTTTACATACTTTCTTATAATTTTAGTTTTCCTAACAGCTTCGCATTTTTGTGTTCTTTGGAAACTTAATGCTTCACAGAGATTAAAAGAATTACATGCTAAAGAACCACCTTCTGAAGGTAAGATGCTGCGATTAAGTGTTGAAGCTGGTGGATGTTCTGGATTCCAATATTCTTTCTCTCTTGATGACAAGAAAAACTCAGATGATCGGTATGCCAATTTTCCTGACTGGTTTGTCCATTTTAGACAAGTGTAAATTCTGTATTTCTTCTAAGCATTATTGTGGAAACGTATGAACAGAGTGATACCTTATAGATGATTTATGTAGTGAGTGTGACACATACTTCATCAATAGTTTTACTTATCTCAATAATTGTTGTTACACATGTAGGATCTTTGAGAAAGATGGTGTTAAATTGGTTGTGGACGATGTCTCATATGACTTTGTGAAAGGTGCCACTGTGGATTATGAGGAAGAACTTATACGCTCCGCATTCGTGGTTAGTTTAAATTTGACCTGTTTGATTCTTGATTTGAATATTCTCACCATGGAAACATGTTTGGTCAAATCTTCTGCTGGATACCAAAGTAGTTAGTTGAGAAAGATGTCAGAACTTCTCCTAGTGCCAATTTTATGTCGTGAATTGTAATTTTACTATGACTTTTCAGCTCAGTAGGCATATGCATAAAATTAAAAGGCAGAAATACTTTTCTACCGAGTTAGCTAGTAGCTGACGAATTAAAGAAATGATATTGATCATTTTTGGGTAAAAAGAACAATTTCAAACCACTAGACAACTGcatgtttatttctttttaatatcaAGATACAATTGCACTAAAAACAAAAGTTCCTTCTCGTAGATTTTCACAAGTCACATGCTGGTGCTGCAAGCTTGCTGATCTAGTAGTGGTGTAACAAAGACGAATTATTAAATGAATAATCTTTTCTATTTGGTCTGGAtatttaaatccttttcctcTTCCACCATATATGTTTCTCTGGCTCTTCTTCATCATGACAAATGCACACATGGTTTCTCTGGTCTGGAGGGGTTATTGGTGGACTGGGGACATTTAGGTGTTAGGGATACATTATTTTAGAATTAGTTGTCCTCCTTGCCCTTTGGGTGTTAGGGAGAGGTTACTTTACAAATACTTGTCAACCTTGCCACTTCCATGAATTTTTTGCTCTACAGCAATCAAGCATACATTCAACATGATATTGTTCTAAAGTTTGGATTCAGAATGTATTGTATTTATATACATTGGGTACAGCTTATATTACTTGTAATCTTGCAGGTATCAACAAATCCAAGTGCAGTTGGGGGCTGCAGTTGCAAGAGTTCTTTTATGGTCAATTAGTTTCAGCTTTAGTAGCTTGATGAGATAGGTAATATGTGATAGCATTCTGTATTGAAATATACTTCATTGATACATGTGTACAATTTGGTATATTTGGTGGTTCCGAAGATGTTATTTCTACTGCTTCTACCTTGTGATCCTTGTGATGACAAGTTATGTATACTGAATCATTTGGCCTTCAGTATTTATTTGTATGTTGCTTCTTTCAAAGTGCTAAATAAGATGCAATCTTTTGTAACATTGATATGAGTGTATATATGTCAGAATTTTCTCACTATCTTGAGGTTGATCCTAGtctagtatatataatataggGTGTGGTCGTTTTTCTATTTTGTCTGTGGTGCATTGGTAAAGTATCGAGAGTTCCTTGTACTTAAAGATTGATTGCATATGATTTCTGTGCGACAAGTTTATCTCAATGAACTAAGTCCCTTTGGGCATGATCTTTTtgctgatatgttttttttcgtcCTGAGTCCTGACTACACGATCTAGCACCATGCTTTACTTCAAACTCAGTGATTTCCAGGCAGTTGCTTGATATCTTTGGTGATCACCAGGTATGGTGTTTGTGAGATATCACTTTCTGAGTAGCAGACAGTTCCAAAAGGTAAAATGTACTACTCTGTTCACTGAAGATTGATCTGAACGTTGTTTTACATGGCAAGAAGTTGAAAAGAGATCTTATGGTGGATATTTAAATGCTTACTGCCCCGTTGGAGTGATATATTCTCTGGATTTTCATAGGCATATAG
The Oryza glaberrima chromosome 8, OglaRS2, whole genome shotgun sequence DNA segment above includes these coding regions:
- the LOC127783189 gene encoding iron-sulfur assembly protein IscA-like 2, mitochondrial, whose translation is MAASSSSSRPLLRRVAALLGGRVRASHRLLSSSPSSSSAAAAATERASPPSPADPDTVHMTDGCIRRLKELHAKEPPSEGKMLRLSVEAGGCSGFQYSFSLDDKKNSDDRIFEKDGVKLVVDDVSYDFVKGATVDYEEELIRSAFVVSTNPSAVGGCSCKSSFMVN